DNA sequence from the Pectinophora gossypiella chromosome 12, ilPecGoss1.1, whole genome shotgun sequence genome:
TTAAATAATTCTTCACGACCTgtattgaatataaataaaataactaacatTAAATGCAATTTTAACTCCGGTTCCATTTGAAAGTGtcataatttttttaataaataaattaggtatTTGATTGTAGACTTGCTAAGCCTACATTTCATTCATGCAACAGACAagaatgtaataatattatattcaaaacGAAGCTAATTTAtagtaggtacgatcacgagtactaatatgtatacaatttgaaaccatgtcacattaccttttttgacaaattaaaccgtaagtctcattaaatgtgtgACTGTACATAATACATTTACTATTTATTGAACTAACATATAACAGACTTCTTCACAAGTATAATTGTCTTATTTACTAACGAGGCAATAACACTAATTTATTACCTACAAGTATATTGTGTTATTATCGTCTCGTTACCAGAGTGGCTCAACGTTTCCCCACATTATTCTTTGTTTGCACAGAGCTCATAACTTTCTTTAGCAACTTTCACATTCTAGTCAAACAAAATATACCagttatgaattattattatcgaATTATTTGGACGAGACTTTAGGTGTTAAAGCTGTTTTAtgttgataatatttttgttttggtatatttacttggcttactttatgtaatataattacTTGTATCTCTAGACTGTCATTTGAACATGacatgtattttaaataattttaatgcatTCAGAAATCAGGATAATCACCTTCTAAATGCTCAAAATTGATAAACTACATCAAAATACAGTACATTCGGTATATACTTTCTGTTAACTTCGCCCTTATAAAGGTATGCCCTTCGTTACTCATACTCCCCATTTGATCAGTTGGAAATACCGAGACATGTTCCAACAGGAACGGCTATTAATACCAAGAAATAGACCAAATGGGAAACAACATACAGGCACCTGCCACGACAAAAAATAGTTCTTCTGGGGATTCCCAAAGGACAGACGGGTAGTGTATGGTTATGTAAGCAAAGTGTATAAAGGAACTCTTtatataaatgaatataaaGTAATTGCAATAtaaatagtattatttattacatattaacAACATGCGTCACAGTGATCAACTACATACCTACTTCAAATACATActtatgatttattattatagaagtAAAGAAAACACTTAAGAATATAGGCAGTAGGGAGGGAGGTAGGAACCTAGTTTTTCATATTATTGTTCAGAATTCTTTAACAAGAATTGAGaggtttttcttctttttaaaataatttttgttAGACTATGTGAAGCAACCCAGTGATCAAGTTTCATTTTTAACAATTCTAAATGCAAAGTTGCACATTCAATGAAGCAATCATTTAAGTAACGAATTTTCCTTTTAGGTTCTGCGTTTCATTTACCTATACCACTTAAAACTATGTATATATCATTTACTCATACATTTTATCACTAACACGCACTAGGAAGGGGTTACGGAAATTCACCTGCGCAGGAGTAAGTTCCCACGCCGAAGTCGCGTGCTACAGCTAATAGGTATTTGATAAACAtatattacttaaaattaaatagctAGAGGCTAGTTTGATAGTATAATTATCATGTACCAGCAAAATGATAAGCCACCAGCCAAATTGTCGATAAAACGCGCGTGCCATCGTCCATGTCCAAGGattttttgaattaaaaaaaaagtttgtataCTATCTCGACTTCTTGCGCTATCAAAGCGTGACGGTAGACACAATTTGACTTAATTACTGGATTTACTGGCATGCCACGATGATGGCACTGATATCCGAATGGCAAGAACAAGTCGCAACATGTCCGCTGACGTACCTACTAGCTATTTACTCACGAATGCTAATGTGAATCTGAGTCATTGCACCGCAGTGATGTTGAAACTTGTTTTGCCGCCAAAACTTATGTCACCTAACGCGCTGAATGgatttctaataaataaaaataatatcagatGACCTTTACTCTTATTGGTATTGGTACTACAGAACCCTAATCAaaatggaacatttttttttaatgtattaatgTTGGCCTAATTACTTAAGttatgtagtttatttttttatagctaGTTAAGAAATTTGTAGCTttccaacaaatgtcaaatgtcaaaaattGATTTGAACAAAATACATCACATAATTTCACAAGAAAATAATGTCAAATTGTCATTGACATTCGCCAATAGcatgttaaaattaagtattgtttttgCCAATGATGTATAAAATGTTACTGTAAGATTTTTGTAGTCACGTGAACTCAAGTTATTTTCGATGGGACCGCATTTAAAATTGCATTAAAAATAATCGGTACTGGTTTTGTCTATGTTTGGGAAGTTTTTAAGTaggtttttatatatatttagattcAACAAAAAATTGTCAGAAGCAATACTATATAACAGTAggaaggtacattacattctatttataattttaattatagtttataaaaaaaaacgtatatattCCATTATATAGAAGCAGAAATAGGTCTGCCAtcaaataattttgtaaaataattttactaaaactaaaaaaaaaatatttataaaaaaatcacttgaACTGATATGATGGCAgccctaattatattttaaaataattaaggaTAAAATACTTGAAGATTTTTTAAAGCAAGACATGTGTAAGGGAAATTTCTAAATACCTACCAGCATGCAAttatttaagtgttttttttttctataactaGCTACTTGGTACATACCTGTCTCTCTTGCTTGTATACTGTATATGCTTTCAGTTGAACATCTGCGGCTCCAGCAAGGCtctgaaatattaataataaaaaataaaataggtatattaaatataaataattcgaGACAATATAGCAATCCccattttagtattatttttaagaacataaatatttttaaattgtttatgaagtaggtaaataagaaattcaattttaactattatttaaatattgttttttattatatgtaaCTTAAATTATTCgcttgtattattattaaaaaataagtaggtagctgTTTAGCTTATTACTCTTATTAGACACGAAAGTTGTAGGTACAactttgatttaaataaaagttaggTATTTTAACTAAATTTaggtctattttattttatgcgaTATTCAAAATTATATGACGACACGAAAGAATTAGGTAAGTAATTCGTGTAATTTTAGTGATTTTCATATTTAGCTTAACAagacataattatattgattATTGGCTCTGTACACTCAATAGAGTAAAGAgagaataaaaaatagttaaaatattttttacgtcATAGGCCtttgtttgacatatttctctctccttcttcttctaatcctgttatcccctgttgggatgtaaggctcgaataacagatatCCACTGCCTGTAGTCTTTTGCAGCCattagcttgctcccatgacatatTTCTCtcatattgaaaattattaagtTTTCATAACAACATACCTAATCTACAtacaaataagtacatacacaACATTCATTATCCCTGTGCCCACCAGCAGAACCACAATTCTATAGACGACAATACACACAAGTTATTTATTTGACAATTTATATAACTTTACTATTCTTGGTAAATACCAAGCAAATGCTTATTAAGCAtcatctcatcatctccctatccatccatagggaaggcccgtgtcccagcagtggggacattaatgggctgatgatgatgcttacTAAGCCACAATGATGAACTTCTATAGTGACAGGTTACCAGCCCACCGCCTATAatttagtccatcatgttaggattctgaaaaacaaaacaatcgtTTATCATTATCATCCTTTCATTTTGCCGTAAAAATAACCAGAAAATAGCCACCCTAGTATATAGTACCtatatgatatttatttttatatccaaTACAGATTGTAAAAACAACCACTTGTAAATGTCAAAGATGAAaacttataaaagtaaataaataaagtagttTAATGTAGAAATTATTATAGTACATATCGTTTGCGAAATGACACACAGTCGCAATATTATCAATATCTATTTACACATATAAATACCACAAAGATAAGTACTTTATCTATCAAAGTAATATGACCAGGACAGGCGGTCCCACGCTTGCCCGCCAATGGAATAACCAGTTTCCTACTATAATAACGCTTCATACGATTCGGCCTTCAAACCTCACACTACTACTACCTCGACTACTACCTACCTTACACTACGCAGCCAAAACCAGCTTACCGTGGTATCTCACAACTGACCAAACCACCGGAACATAATGGACACAGTTCTAGAATGCATTTGTAAACGAATGCAAAAGTAGCTGATAACAATCACTTTATCACTTCTACATACCTGCGGTATATTGTATAGCACTTGTATTCATAATATGTAAGATTATTTCTACTGCCCAAACCGCGCTTCGATACTAAATATTGTGTGAGGAAATGAGTGCGCCTTCGCTGTCTCGTATTATTTTCTTGACTCGATGACACAAGGGAGACCACGGAAGCGCGGGTGGGGTACCGAGTGTTGCCAGCGCAGAATTAAACTTGAGGctagtttaaaatattaataaaatattctccttcttttttgaagttggttaaaaaTACCTTTCGATTTGGTAACGAGGTTCTCTTATTGTATATTTCTTAAATGCCTCTGTTGTCATTATTGATATCTAGTAAAAAAGGGCAATAAAAGCGTTTGTTGTATGGGACcccattaagtatttattttattttgtttttagtatttgttgttatagcggcaacagaaatacataatttgtgaTAATTCCAACCGTCTAGCTATTACGGTTTTTGAGATAAAGCCTGGTGACATACAGATgtacggacagacagacagcgaaGTCTTAGTAATAGGCTCCCGTTTTTACCCTTACTTTAAAAAAGTTACGAAAATAGGGAAAACTcgtttatttactgtttcataattatttagttagtaacgaAATTGGGGAGAAAATTCCTTGTAGAATGTTCCTTGacttaaaactttaaaattttTAGCTAGTTCATAATCATGTTTTTCGGCATAAATCACATACACGCTTCGTCATTATATTCCGTTTCAGATAAAAGTCATTTAAAAACATTCtagttattacttatttacgTAAGCTTATGTAAGTAGCCTGGGGCCCTTTagtggttcaataataaccttgaaactagggctgatgaggttggtaatccacctcacatttCGTACGATAGGAGAGAACATTCTTTACACACACTTTACTCTTTAAACTTCAGAAGCTATAAAAACAAGTATAGTAACTAAGTACTTTTTCATCTCTGTAAAAGTAGCCTGTCCTTACAGCCTTTATCATGTATAATTATGCGAAAGTTCATGATGAAGATGATTTTATATCTTTACCAAagagtaataatactacgtccaTTCCATAAAGGATGATCTCGATGATCTTTACAAAAGCTAGCTAGCTAGTTCATAATCATGTTTTTCGGCATAAATCACATACACGCTTCGTCATTATATTCCGTTTCAGATAAAAGTCATTTAAAAACATTCtagttattacttatttacgTAAGCTTATGTAAGTAGCCTGGGGCCCTTTagtggttcaataataaccttgaaactagggctgatgaggttggtaatccacctcacatttCGTACGATAGGAGAGAACATTCTTTACACACACTTTACTCTTTAAACTTCAGAAGCTATAAAAACAAGTATAGTAACTAAGTACTTTTTCATCTCTGTAAAAGTAGCCTGTCCTTACAGCCTTTATCATGTATAATTATGCGAAAGTTCATGATGAAGATGATTTTATATCTTTACCAAagagtaataatactacgtccaTTCCATAAAGGATGATCTCGATGATCTTTACAAAAGTACAAATATCTTAGTCAAGCTTCGTTTTTCTGGTTTGTCACGTGATCTTAGTCTCAGTGTTATGTTTCGCTTGATTCACTACTAATGGGACTctgtatatattatatcttGTTGATCTTCCGGTCTATAATTATTCATTACCACACTTATCACACCACAAAGTTAGCACGGTCGAttgttaaaaagtaattaaaataaatactaatcaACACaggttttaaattattaataattttattttgattacgtTAATGGCAACTCCTAGCCAGGTTAGCCAACTGAAATAATTATCTGTCAATGATTAACCTACCAAATTTAGGTACCACTACTGCATACTTCCAATTTCATGTAAATAATGACCAACTTCATTTAGTAGTCAGACAGTACTGGTATAATACTACTAAATCAAGTAGACATAACCTTTTGTAGTACATCCACAGAGAAGATAGTAATTAAATTTTGCATGATGAAAACTTGTATCTGATAGTTGGTACTGCTAGCTGTCAAACCTCAAACTTCCTTTTCCTTGTGGCATGGTGTCGGCGTAAGGTGAGTTGGACAATTTTGTGCaagaattttaatgtttttgcgTAATATGGATAAAATACTGTGCAATATTATTCGTGTTAACTATTAATAACGTTATTATCAACATTCGGTAAAAAAACCCTTTTAACATTTGTGTTAATTGACTTTTCAATTCAAACACGTGGAAACAGCGTTATTGAACCAATACAAACTTATTAAAAGAAGATTGTTAGATTGAATATTTTCAAATCAATAAATTTATGTTCTGAAGAAGTAGAAGAATCGAGTTCTATTAGTATATGAAGCCGGCAAGTGTGTTATTTTGATCGCTGAGAGGTTAGAAAGACGCGTTGTCACGACGTAGTGAGCACATGATAAGCCTCTAATTTTGTTGTAGTTGCCGAATAAGCAACCACAATGCCGCAGAACGAATACATTGAGCGTCATCAAAAGCTTTACGGTAGGAGACTCGACTATGAGGAGAGGAAACGAAAGAAGGAAGCTCGCGAGCCTCATAAGAGAGCCGAGAAGGCGCAGAAACTCCGCGGCATCAAGGCGAAGATCTTCAACAAGGAGCGCCGCAATGAAAAGATtcagatgaagaagaagatcaaagcACATGAGGAGAGGAATGTCAAACAGAACACAGAAAAGGTTGCTGAGGGTGCAGTACCCGTGTACCTTCTTGACAGAGATGTACAGTCACGCGCTAAAGTTCTGTCTAACATGATCAAACAGAAACGCAAGGAGAAAGCTGGCAAATGGGATGTACCAATACCTAAAGTAAAGGCACAAGCAGACGCAGAAGTATTCAAAGTGCTTAAATCCGGCAAATCAAAGAGGAAAGCGTGGAAACGCATGGTAACAAAAGTCACATTTGTTGGAGAAAACTTTACACGAAAACCACCAAAGTTTGAGAGATTCATACGACCGATGGCTCTGAGATTTAAGAAGGCACATGTAACACATCCGGAATTGAAGGCTACGTTTTGTTTACCCATCATTGGGGTGAAAAAGAACCCTAGTTCTCAGATGTACACAAGTCTTGGGGTTATTACTAAGGGTACTGTGATAGAAGTTAACATTTCAGAGCTTGGTCTGGTGACGCAAGCAGGGAAAGTGGTCTGGGGGAAGTACGCTCAGGTCACGAATAACCCTGAGAATGATGGATGCATTAATGCTGTTTTATtggtttaaattattattacaaatgtCAATGTACCTTACCTACATAATGTTTCCTCTCAATAAAATCTACCGTGAAGCttttaaacttgttttttttttattattgattttcaGGTGCCTTCGATTTCAGAGATTAttccaaaaatattcaaattcatacattgcattacaatttattttaaatccaAAAATTTTGTGGTGTAAATTTTGGCagacaaaacttaattttattattatgtctaACAGTTCTAAAGTTAGTGCTTCCTTCACTTATGACTATAAGTATATAAGTGCTAGACAGAGATAAAGCTACTTTTAGAACTGTtacactaaattaaaattatgttggtTTCTCCAGTAATCTGCACCAATagcaaaaatacatattatgtcATGCACAGGACAAGGGTTTTAATTTTTTCAGAAAAGTACCTAACTGCGTTAGTATAGTAATGTACTAGTatcacataatattattgtatacttttctCAAATAGCTTACCCATGTTAGTATCGTCAACTAGCATAAGCCAGGCTTGTTTCAGGAGTGACGTCATTTGCGTGTCGTTTACATTTTTAATGCTGTTTGTTGCAGTCCTTTGtgcaataggtacctatttagatAAAGTGAATCATAGAATTTCACAGTTAGTAGGGTAATTGTGGTAGGGAGATCCAGTTGCCAAGTGTACTTAAACAGCATGGAACATTCGTCTCTGACCATGCTTGGGTCAAatgttcaaatcaaatatactttattgcacagaactacatttaaacaaatgtcaaatgttcTAACAATTTGAATTCATATTCTATTCCTTCGAAGCTCAAAATACAGAAGACTTAGGCGCGTGCGTCCCTGTGGCGCGTCTAAGTGCTCGTTCACCTTTATTTACTGGCTACTTGTGCTTCTGACCACTTCGATTACCGCCTATAgcggttatttattatattacccAATCTACCCAGCGCGATGCGACAACGGGCTCACGCAGCGATtatggttaccatggttacgcctaCCAATTTgttattagactacacgattcCCATTCGCTAAGCCTCTGACTT
Encoded proteins:
- the LOC126371522 gene encoding ribosome biogenesis protein NSA2 homolog, which translates into the protein MPQNEYIERHQKLYGRRLDYEERKRKKEAREPHKRAEKAQKLRGIKAKIFNKERRNEKIQMKKKIKAHEERNVKQNTEKVAEGAVPVYLLDRDVQSRAKVLSNMIKQKRKEKAGKWDVPIPKVKAQADAEVFKVLKSGKSKRKAWKRMVTKVTFVGENFTRKPPKFERFIRPMALRFKKAHVTHPELKATFCLPIIGVKKNPSSQMYTSLGVITKGTVIEVNISELGLVTQAGKVVWGKYAQVTNNPENDGCINAVLLV